The following coding sequences lie in one Sorghum bicolor cultivar BTx623 chromosome 6, Sorghum_bicolor_NCBIv3, whole genome shotgun sequence genomic window:
- the LOC8080245 gene encoding striated muscle-specific serine/threonine-protein kinase — protein sequence MGRRTKQSSSSSSSSSFWYSTRRRSTSAPATPRPEEPATATTVAAGEPPIGCMSMVHYLIFAPGAGCVGRPPTSSSNAAVVTPHHCHGLAAGGGGDSSHRRADDSSKSGFEAPRNSLDDLVDADNPNDIQIGVQIEPVFDALASRSTTTSMRRSTTKPTAPSSEAETPRTPSLVARLMGIDGLPEHQQQPSSPAQHKKTGRRSTTTSTGKENSSCCCSPPAASKVVEEKKKRVIPESMNRRREPLRSLSCNVAVVEARSLPDTPRASTSARASWDGPRLSLQALKENVLDRAAQYMSMPSSPTSFSTSGNNNKKKKDTACRRRRRDEKAAAAKEHAREILRQAKETVASRKSGKNNNASLSPAADKKQSCFNNKENVMMMSSPAPAAAPPAPAMEDAKLRVVVQVQQTAKPTTTVAPKPPSAEHHSPRVPLAPRQQQQPSPPPPPPQRAKPSRPPPPPPPLDPPPTRARKPDGCERFATRIKKPAAASAPTTSSSTSPTDGCSGAAAAAAARARVSSSPPTLEEDPEYRYLRTVLERGGFMRSSPPPPPRRPWRGHSSMASPVDPIVFHLLELELPADEARLGALRHRWNRKLLFHLTQEVLADLLVGLDDAASSSSSTTTTTTGGLPPLPLLGKVWRKVRSFPAAKCRVVGDIDALVGADLLASSNVRRRRLARRHPAVEEEAGDVAEEVADRVLDALLAECVAESVSLHSCAALSSSRAAAR from the exons atggGGCGAAGGACCAAGcagtcatcgtcgtcgtcatccTCGTCGTCGTTTTGGTACTCCACGCGGAGACGTTCCACCTCGGCGCCTGCCACGCCGAGGCCGGAAGAACCAGCGACGGCGACGACGGTGGCGGCAGGAGAGCCACCCATCGGGTGCATGTCCATGGTGCACTACCTCATCTTCGCCCCGGGCGCCGGCTGCGTCGGCCGCCCACCCACTTCCTCCTCCAACGCCGCCGTCGTCACGCCGCACCACTGCCACGgcctcgccgccggcggcggcggcgacagcaGCCACCGCCGGGCCGACGACAGCAGCAAGAGCGGGTTCGAGGCGCCCAGGAACAGCCTCGACGACCTCGTCGACGCCGACAACCCCAACGACATCCAG ATTGGCGTGCAGATCGAGCCGGTGTTCGACGCCCTGGCCAGcaggtcgacgacgacgagcatGCGCCGCTCCACCACCAAGCCCACCGcgccgtcgtcggaggccgagaCGCCCAGGACGCCCAGCCTCGTCGCGCGTCTCATGGGCATCGACGGCCTGCCGGAACATCAGCAGCAACCGTCTTCGCCGGCGCAGCACAAGAAGACCGGCAGAAGATCAACCACCACCTCCACGGGCAAGGAGaacagcagctgctgctgctccccGCCGGCGGCGTCCAAGGTGgtggaggagaagaagaagcgcGTGATCCCGGAGTCCATGAACCGGCGGCGAGAGCCGCTGCGCAGCCTCAGCTGCaacgtcgccgtcgtcgaggcACGGTCGCTCCCGGACACGCCGCGCGCGTCCACGTCGGCAAGGGCGTCGTGGGACGGGCCTCGGCTGTCGCTGCAGGCGCTCAAGGAGAACGTCCTCGACCGCGCCGCGCAATACATGTCCATGCCTAGCTCGCCCACCTCCTTCTCCACTTCCGGCAACAAcaacaagaaaaagaaggatactgcctgccgccgccgccgccgggacgaGAAGGCGGCCGCCGCCAAGGAGCACGCGCGCGAGATCCTTCGCCAGGCCAAGGAGACGGTCGCCAGCCGCAAGTCTGGCAAGAATAACAACGCATCCTTGTCGCCGGCGGCGGACAAGAAGCAGAGCTGCTTTAACAACAAGGAGAACGTGATGATGATGAGTAGTCCTGCTCCTGCAGCAGCTCCGCCTGCACCGGCCATGGAGGACGCCAAGCTGCGTGTCGTGGTTCAAGTTCAACAAACTGCCAAGCCGACGACGACGGTGGCTCCAAAGCCGCCAAGCGCCGAGCATCACAGCCCCAGGGTGCCGCTGGCGccgaggcagcagcagcagccgtccCCTCCCCCGCCGCCACCTCAGCGGGCGAAGCCGTCGCGGCCACCGCCACCTCCGCCTCCGCTGGACCCGCCGCCCACCCGAGCGAGGAAACCCGACGGGTGCGAGCGCTTCGCGACGCGGATCAAGAAGCCCGCGGCAGCGTCCGCgccgacgacgtcgtcgtcgacaTCTCCGACGGACGGGTGCTcgggggcagcagcagcagccgccgcccgCGCCCGCGTTTCGTCCTCGCCGCCGACGCTGGAGGAGGACCCCGAGTACAGATACCTACGGACAGTGCTGGAGCGCGGCGGGTTCATgcggtcgtcgccgccgccgccgcctcgtcgGCCATGGCGAGGCCACTCATCAATGGCATCGCCAGTGGACCCGATCGTGTTCCACCTCCTGGAGCTGGAGCTTCCCGCCGACGAAGCACGTCTAGGCGCGCTCCGACACCGGTGGAACCGGAAGCTGCTGTTCCACCTGACACAGGAGGTCCTAGCGGACCTGCTGGTAGGCCTGGACGACGCCgcctcatcatcatcgtcgacgacgacgacgacgacgggggGGTTACCGCCGTTACCGCTGCTAGGGAAGGTGTGGAGAAAGGTGCGGAGCTTCCCGGCGGCGAAGTGCCGGGTGGTGGGCGACATCGACGCGCTGGTGGGCGCGGACCTGCTGGCGTCGTCGAACGTGCGGCGCCGGCGGCTGGCGCGGCGGCACCCCGCGGTGGAGGAGGAAGCGGGCGACGTGG
- the LOC8080246 gene encoding hydroxyphenylpyruvate reductase isoform X1, producing the protein MHCRPLVATPALNTRATPSLLPQQPSRWHPPRRARRSQGSCSCAARTPPSPRRCGRASASTTSTPRARRSRPSSRPPRRRRTPRAPRSCWPAAPSRSTPRSWTPSPPSAASSPRAPEWTTSTSPSARAAASSSPARARSSPSTSLTTPSVSSSACSAASRPPTATSALGSGRRKGTTRLPPSGKRVGIIGLGSIGSRIAKRLQAFGCAISYHSRAPKASVPYRYFPDVHALAADSDALIVACALNDATRRIVGRRVLDALGPEGVLVNIARGGNVDEQELVLALQDGRIAGAGLDVFQNEPHVPPELGDMDNVVLTAHEAVFTEESAADLRELMIGNLEAFFSGKPLLTPVLSRP; encoded by the exons ATGCACTGCCGACCGCTCGTTGCCACGCCCGCACTGAACACGCGAGCTACTCCTAGTCTCCTACCGCAGCAGCCGAGCCGATGGCATCCGCCGCGACGCGCGCGGCGAAGCCAGGGCTCCTGCTCCTGCGCCGCACGGACGCCACCTTCACCGCGGCGCTGCGGGCGCGCTTCCGCATCCACGACTTCTACGCCTCGGGCGCGCCGCTCCCGGCCTTCCTCACGGCCGCCGCGGCGGAGGCGGACCCCCCGCGCGCCGCGCTCGTGCTGGCCGGCGGCGCCATCCAGGTCGACGCCGCGTTCCTGGACGCCGTCCCCTCCCTCGGCTGCGTCGTCACCACGGGCGccggagtggaccacgtcgaccTCGCCCAGTGCGCGCGCCGCGGCGTCGTCGTCGCCTGCGCGGGCGAGATCTTCTCCGTCGACGTCGCTGACCACGCCGTCGGTCTCCTCATCGGCGTGCTCCGCCGCGTCGCGGCCGCCGACCGCTACGTCCGCGCTGGGCTCTGGCCGGCGCAAGGGAACTACCCGCTTACCACCAAG CGGCAAGCGCGTGGGCATCATCGGTCTGGGCAGCATCGGCTCAAGGATCGCCAAGCGTCTCCAGGCATTCGGCTGCGCCATCTCCTACCACTCGAGGGCGCCCAAGGCGTCCGTCCCCTACCGCTACTTCCCCGACGTGCACGCGCTCGCCGCGGACTCCGACGCTCTGATCGTCGCGTGCGCGCTCAACGACGCGACGCGGCGTATCGTCGGGCGCCGCGTGCTGGACGCGCTGGGCCCGGAAGGCGTCCTGGTGAACATCGCGCGCGGCGGGAACGTGGACGAGCAGGAGCTGGTCTTGGCGCTGCAGGATGGGAGGATCGCCGGCGCGGGCCTCGACGTCTTCCAGAACGAGCCGCACGTGCCGCCGGAGTTGGGAGACATGGACAATGTTGTTCTGACGGCGCACGAGGCTGTGTTCACCGAGGAATCTGCCGCTGACCTCCGCGAGCTCATGATTGGGAACCTCGAAGCCTTCTTCTCCGGGAAGCCGTTGCTGACGCCCGTGCTTAGTCGTCCATAG
- the LOC8080246 gene encoding glyoxylate/hydroxypyruvate reductase HPR3 isoform X2: MASAATRAAKPGLLLLRRTDATFTAALRARFRIHDFYASGAPLPAFLTAAAAEADPPRAALVLAGGAIQVDAAFLDAVPSLGCVVTTGAGVDHVDLAQCARRGVVVACAGEIFSVDVADHAVGLLIGVLRRVAAADRYVRAGLWPAQGNYPLTTKLSGKRVGIIGLGSIGSRIAKRLQAFGCAISYHSRAPKASVPYRYFPDVHALAADSDALIVACALNDATRRIVGRRVLDALGPEGVLVNIARGGNVDEQELVLALQDGRIAGAGLDVFQNEPHVPPELGDMDNVVLTAHEAVFTEESAADLRELMIGNLEAFFSGKPLLTPVLSRP; encoded by the exons ATGGCATCCGCCGCGACGCGCGCGGCGAAGCCAGGGCTCCTGCTCCTGCGCCGCACGGACGCCACCTTCACCGCGGCGCTGCGGGCGCGCTTCCGCATCCACGACTTCTACGCCTCGGGCGCGCCGCTCCCGGCCTTCCTCACGGCCGCCGCGGCGGAGGCGGACCCCCCGCGCGCCGCGCTCGTGCTGGCCGGCGGCGCCATCCAGGTCGACGCCGCGTTCCTGGACGCCGTCCCCTCCCTCGGCTGCGTCGTCACCACGGGCGccggagtggaccacgtcgaccTCGCCCAGTGCGCGCGCCGCGGCGTCGTCGTCGCCTGCGCGGGCGAGATCTTCTCCGTCGACGTCGCTGACCACGCCGTCGGTCTCCTCATCGGCGTGCTCCGCCGCGTCGCGGCCGCCGACCGCTACGTCCGCGCTGGGCTCTGGCCGGCGCAAGGGAACTACCCGCTTACCACCAAG CTCAGCGGCAAGCGCGTGGGCATCATCGGTCTGGGCAGCATCGGCTCAAGGATCGCCAAGCGTCTCCAGGCATTCGGCTGCGCCATCTCCTACCACTCGAGGGCGCCCAAGGCGTCCGTCCCCTACCGCTACTTCCCCGACGTGCACGCGCTCGCCGCGGACTCCGACGCTCTGATCGTCGCGTGCGCGCTCAACGACGCGACGCGGCGTATCGTCGGGCGCCGCGTGCTGGACGCGCTGGGCCCGGAAGGCGTCCTGGTGAACATCGCGCGCGGCGGGAACGTGGACGAGCAGGAGCTGGTCTTGGCGCTGCAGGATGGGAGGATCGCCGGCGCGGGCCTCGACGTCTTCCAGAACGAGCCGCACGTGCCGCCGGAGTTGGGAGACATGGACAATGTTGTTCTGACGGCGCACGAGGCTGTGTTCACCGAGGAATCTGCCGCTGACCTCCGCGAGCTCATGATTGGGAACCTCGAAGCCTTCTTCTCCGGGAAGCCGTTGCTGACGCCCGTGCTTAGTCGTCCATAG
- the LOC110436632 gene encoding glyoxylate/hydroxypyruvate reductase HPR3-like has product MIGLYLSLNLSTTHSPIVDVLPLNCRWFVVASPDQILWLLLLQIQSYRNRRMTPAAAGAGAKPLVLLSQPSDSGLTPVMEGQFRFVLAADADAATAAEARVLFVPGLRPVTADLIDRLPALELVAAISVGLDHVDLDACRRRGITVTNAGTTFSVDIADYAVGLVVAVLRKVAAADAHLRRGRWAMDGDYPLATKVSGKRVGIVGLGSIGSLVARRLAAFGCAVAYHSRTRKPPPCPYTFYPTVRALAADSDVLVLACALTEETRRAVDREVMEALGRGGGVLVNVGRGALVDEPELVRCLRDGVIGGAGLDVFENEPDVPAELFDMDNVVLSSHKAVATTESIRGVLDTVSGNLEAFFAGKPLLSPVAL; this is encoded by the exons ATGATTGGTTTATACTTATCACTGAATTTGTCAACCACCCACTCACCCATCGTTGATGTCTTGCCACTGAATTGTCGCTGGTTCGTTGTTGCCTCTCCGGACCAAATCCTCTGGCTCCTACTCCTACAGATCCAATCGTACCGGAACAGAAGGATGACGCCGGCGGCCGCCGGCGCGGGGGCCAAGCCGTTGGTGCTGCTGTCGCAGCCGTCGGACTCTGGCTTAACACCGGTGATGGAGGGCCAGTTCAGGTTCGTCCTGGCGGCGGACGCCGacgcggcgacggcggccgaGGCCCGGGTCCTGTTCGTGCCGGGGCTCAGGCCAGTGACCGCCGACCTCATCGACCGGCTCCCGGCGCTGGAGCTCGTGGCCGCGATCTCCGTCGGGTTGGACCACGTGGACCTCGAcgcctgccgccgccgcgggaTCACCGTCACCAACGCCGGCACGACGTTCTCCGTGGACATTGCGGACTATGCTGTCGGCCTCGTCGTCGCCGTCCTCCGCAAGGTGGCCGCCGCCGACGCACACCTCCGGCGCGGCCGATGGGCCATGGACGGCGACTACCCGCTCGCCACCAAG GTGAGCGGGAAGCGCGTCGGCATTGTGGGGCTAGGCAGCATCGGCTCGCTGGTGGCGCGGCGGCTGGCGGCGTTCGGTTGCGCCGTGGCGTACCACTCCCGGACGCGCAAGCCGCCGCCGTGCCCCTACACGTTCTACCCGACGGTGCGCGCGCTGGCGGCGGACAGCGACGTGCTGGTGCTGGCGTGCGCGCTGACGGAGGAGACGCGGCGCGCGGTGGACCGGGAGGTGATGGAGGCgctgggccgcggcggcggcgtgctcGTCAacgtcggccgcggcgcgctggTGGACGAGCCGGAGCTGGTGCGCTGCCTGCGGGACGGCGTCATCGGCGGCGCCGGGCTCGACGTGTTCGAGAACGAGCCGGACGTGCCGGCGGAGCTCTTCGACATGGACAACGTCGTGCTGTCGAGCCACAAGGCCGTGGCCACGACGGAGTCCATCCGTGGCGTGCTCGATACCGTCTCCGGGAACCTCGAGGCCTTCTTCGCCGGGAAGCCGCTGCTGAGCCCCGTCGCGCTCTGA